AACATGGGGTCAGTATGTTTCCTGGTATCCAGTCTGTCCGGAAGTGGAATGCGGTCTTCCGGTTCCCAGAGAACCCATGCAGCTTATTCGCAGTCCGGAGGGCATTCGACTTAAAACCCGAAAATCAGGCCGGGATCACACAAAACGCATGGGAAAATGGATGGAAGAGAAACTGGTGAAGTTGGAAAAAGAGCCGCTATGCGGGTTCGTGTTCAAAACCAAATCGCCCAGCTCCGGTATGCGGGGGGTAAGAGTCGTTGAAGGCGATAAAATTTATAACAATGGCATAGGGATTTTTGCACAAGCATTCATGCTGCTGTTCCCCCATTTGCCAATAGAAGACAATGCCCGTTTGCAGGACCCTGCTGTAAGGGAGAATTTTATGACCCGGGTTTTTGTTTACCACCGTTGGCTGGACTATATCGTAAATGACCGTTCCGTAAAGGGTTTGATGGCTTTTCACTGCAGGCACAGATTGTTGCTGATGGCACATAGTCCGGACCTGGTTCCCAGGTTGGGGCGTAGGATGTCAGCTTTGACCGGAAAGAACGGGGAGGCGGGAGCCCACTTGTCGGCTGGGAGAAATCAGCTGAACCAAGCCGTGTTTATGGATTATTTGGGGTTACTCATGCAGGGATTGTCCATGCGTACAACGATTAAGAAGAATACCAACGTTTTATATCATATTTTAAGGTGTTTTGAAAAAAAGTTTTCTATGGATGAAAAAAATGCGGCCGTTGAGGTCATTGAAAATTATTATCGCGGTGCTATTTCCCTGGTTGTTCCCGTGACGCTGCTTCAGCATCACTTGCGCCGGTATCCGAATAACAATTTGACAGGTCAACACTATCTTCATCCCCAGCCGCTGGAATTGATGCTGCGTAATCATGTTTGAAAAAAGTATTTTTTTGGAGCGGGAGTGAAAAAAGATTTGGATGGATTTTAAGTGAAAAAATTTACGGGGAGGGGATTCACATGCATCAATTAATTAAATGGCAGAAATCAATGAGTGTCCATGTTTCGGAATTGGATGATCAGCATAAGGAAATGATTTCCATAATTAATAATTTGTATTTGGTATTAAAAGAAGATGCGGATGCACGACGCATCCAGGACATTGTTTCTCAACTGCAAACTTATGAAAAATGTCATTTTGAAGCAGAAGAGGCACTCATGGTGCACTGCGGTTACCCGGGGTTGGAAGAACACAAAGCGATGCATGCTGTTATGCAAAAAAAAATGGCTGAATTTAAAACGGGGCTGGAAAATGGAGATGTGCTGCCTTTGGTTAAATTACTTCCTTTTTTGGTAGAGTATTTGCATGATCATATCATTAAGCAGGATGGAAAGTTTGCTGAGTTTTTGCGCCGCCATAAGAGTTGCGCTAAACAATTGCCGGATAAGTTCCCGGAAAAATCCACCTGATTGACAATTCGATTGGAGAATTGTTATGATGGGTTTAAAGTCCACGCTGGGAGGTGGGGAATGACTGCGATTTTGAAAATTGTAATGGTTGTCACGACTTTATTGTTTTCCGGTTGCTATTTCACCTCGCTTCATCCCGTTACAGAAAATCCGGTTCCGGGTTCTGACCCGGCATTGTTGGGTCTTTGGAAAACAGTCGCAACGCAGTCGGATAACTCGCAGGAAGAAAATTATTTGCTGTTTATGGAAGAAACTGATGGACACATTCTTGTTGTGTTGATGGAGGATTATTACAGGTTTTCAGAAATTTATCGCGGGTTTATTTCCGATGTGAATGGAGATAAGTATTTAAATATTAAGAAGGTCAAGTCTGACGAAAAAAAGCATGTTCGGCACAGTGATACCGGCTACTTTATTGTGCAGTATGAAATTACTGAAGGATCACAATTAAATATTCGGACACTGCGTGAAGCGCAGATTGAGAAAGCGGTGAAACAAAAGGTCCTTGCAGGCAGGATTACCCGGAATCGATATACGGATGATATTCGAATAACGGCGGCGTCGGAGAGAATTGCCGCCTATTTGGCATCACAAACACTCTCGGAATTGTTGGAGACCACTAATATGATTACCGCGAAAAAAATCAACGAACTTCCTGCGGAATTAATAAGAACTGAAAATGAATGAATATTTTGATAAATGAGTGTTCCGTGTCCGGCCGGATCAGTTTCGCGCCGGCCTGATAATCGCAGCGGTTTAAAATATAAGTCTCGGGAGAGCATTGTATTCGACAAAAGGAAACAGTGGTGGGCGCGTTACCCATTGCAGGCAAGGACGGCGCATGAAGATTGCACAATTAACGGATTTGCATGTTTCTAAATACGGTATTCGTATGACCCAGTTTAGGAAAATTGGGCGCGACCGCGCAGCCCGGGACAAAGGATGGCGGACAGTATGGAAGTCCGACGGCTGGCGGATTGATATACGTCATGCCGAACGCCGCTTGCGATTTTATGATGCGTTGCGCCTGGTTGATGATGATGGGTATATTCATGAGATTATAAAAGTGAAAAACGGTGGTACGGTAGATGCCGTGCTCAAAAAATTACATCATCGCAGAGTTATCCATAGTCGTACTTGTCATGCTTATTTGGCAAAGCATTGTCCAACCGATAAAACCATTGAATATCTTTTAAAAGAAGATCCCAACAATGAAAACATTCAGTTTTGTGCTGTTGCAAAAACCCTGATGAAGGATAAACCCGATTGGATTATTATCACCGGCGATGTGACGGATGACGGTGTTGGCTATGATCTGGTACAAGCCGGTTTTCAACAGTATATTAAAAAAAAGCGGCTTGTTTGTATTCCAGGCAATCATGATATTTATGCAACCTCGCCGGTTTTTAAGGAGAAGCCGCTGCGACGCAGCGTCCGTCAGAAGCGTAAAGATTGGGAAGTATTTGCGGATAGCCTGGGTATACCGAAACAGGGAGGGTATGTTTTAGATCTCGGGTCGGAGGTGGTTTTGGCCTGCTTTGACACCTGTCAACCTTCACATGTGCCGGGCAGTGCGTCGGGGTTACTTCCGCTGCATCAAATTCATGCGGTTGAAATGCAATTGAAAGAAAGAAAAAATCATACCGTCCGGTTGGCATGTATGCACCATCCGATTATCAATATGCAGTACCATGGGTTGAATTTTCCGCTTTTTCAACCGGGGATGCGGTTGCGGAATGCCAAACGGGTTTATCCCCTGATGGCGAAAATGGGGTTCTCGCTGGTGATGTATGGACATCAGCATGCCGGTTATATTTTTCAACCGGCGGAAGGACCCGTTTTTATGAGTGCGCCTTCCAGCACTTATGGATGCCGCTCCGGTGCCAGTCCGTTCTATTGGAGCGTTGAGGTGGATCGGAAAGGGATTCATAAAATGACCCAAAAGCGTATTGGGCTTCTGGAACGCATGTATAAATAGGGTTGGGGAATTTTTTTACCCAAAATCGGTTAATTATTCGTTGAATTTTCGAATGAAAATTGAGAAGGCGGGATCGTCTGCGTAGGCATCGGCGCGCGAATTGATTTTATGGAAATCACGGTATTCGGAAAATGGGAGTTGGGTGTCAACAAGTCCGAGTTGGTAGAAAAGATCATCCGAATATCCCGGAAAAAGAATATTAAAATGAAAAGGAATCCGGCCCGGGATGATTTCGTTGATGTGGCCCACAATTGTCGTGGCACAGGTGTTGGTGAAGGTGTGGTAGAACTCGGGATGCTCATGCAGCGCGTTGGCTTTTTTCAGCATGAGAACGAATAATTGACGGAGGGTTTTTTTTTCAAGTGTGAGGGGATAGAGGAATACCTCATCGCGCCGGTACTGAGTACGAAGTTTGATCAGGTCTTTTTCATCGCCTACTACGTACATGATTTCAAATTGTTTGAGCATTCCCTTGATGGGTGAAAAAGATTCGCCTTTCTCTTTGCGTATCTCGACGGAAATGGCAATGTAATCATTGCCGGAAAATTCAAAGCTGATGAAAGTGTGTGCCAAACCCCGCCAGGATGAAAAAGGTTCGCAGACATACCAGGCTGATTCGATATTATTTAAATGGACGGTTTTATCATAGTGAGAAACAGCATAATCAGATACTGATTGGTATGTGACATTGCGGATATTGCTGATTTTCACCTGGTCACCCTCAAACACAGCCTGTGAAAGGATTGTCTGATCTTCGGACCAGTCGCGATGATTGGAAGGTTGAATTGCGCTATAAATAATAACCGGAATAAAAAAACATAAGGCAAAGACCAAGTTTTTCCAGCGTTTTAGTTGTTGCAACCAATGCATGGGATATCAGCCTCCTGGGGACGTGAAAAACAGTATACCAGTTTTTCAGTGCGAGTCATGCAAATAAAAAGTGGACTCAATAAGAGGAAGAGAACCGCCGATAGTAGTGAGAGGAGGCGGGATGCAACAAAAAATCGATCCAACCACCATGGTGAGTTTACCACCCTTGCCGGTTTCGGTTCTGCATTTGACGGAGTTGATTTCTCAGGGAAGTTATAATATCGAGGAGATCACGCAGGTCATTGAGCTCGATCCGGTACTGACCGCCAGTGTATTGCGCTGGGCCAATTCATCTTGGAGCTCGGCTCAGATTGAGATTAATAATATATGGGATGCGGTGGTCCGCTTGGGGTCGGAAAATGTTCTTAAGCTGGCAGTCGGGCATCACATGATGGCCAACATGCGAAATCGCTGCGGGAAGAGTGATTTGTCCGAGGATAGGCTTTGGAAACATAGTGTGTCAACCGGATTTGCTGTGGAAGCTATTCGGAATGTCGTGCGTATTTCCATTCCTCATATTGCTTTTACTGCAGCGATCATGCATGACATGGGTAAGGTGGTGATCAGCCGGCAGATGGGATATCAAGAAACCAACGCAGCGATCAGCGGTTATATGGAAAAACACCAAACAGATGAACAGACGGCGGAAAAAGAAGTGATGGGTATGGATCATGTCGCGATGGGGAGCATGATTGCCGAACAGTGGAATATTCCCGGAACCATCCGCCAGGTTATTGCAGAGCATCACCGGCCGGATGATCATCCGGATCGGTTGGTGGATGTTATTACCTTGGCCAATTATATGAGCCGACAAATGGGATTTTCCAGTTATACATGCAGCGGGCCTGAAATCAGTATGATCCGTGTTTTACAGCGATTAGAGATGGAACCGTCCATGTTGGAGAAAGCATATGAATTGACAAAGGCAGCGTATGAAAAAACCGCTGATAAGTGGGGCTGTCGTTGATGGATTAGAGCGTGGGTGGGATGGCGCGAAAAATATGCACCCTATCATTGGTACGGATACGCTTCGGGACTTTGAAGGTTACGTCTTCACCTGGTTTGGCCCGGCAAATCGGTTTATCCTCTTTTTGCATTCCTTCTAATTTAAATGTCACCACGCCTGTGGTTGGACCGATGATAATGATCTCATCGCCATTGGCCAGGTCACAGGCCTCGATTTTGACCCAGGCAGCAAAAGCCTTGGGATAGTAGTTTAATACCTTTCCGCAATAGACTTTTCGATGAGTGGCATGGGAACCATGTTTACCCGACCATTGGCTGGAATCCATTCCTAAATAAAATCCTTCCGCATAACCGCGGTGGTAGATTTTTTTAAGATCTTGCTCGAGGGATTGGGTAAGGGCGGGGGAATACGTGCCTGCAACCAGGGCATCAAGCGCAGAACGGTAGGCCTTGGTCACCCAATAAACATACTCCGCTGAGCGTGTCCGGCCTTCGATTTTTAGAACAGAAACACCGCTGGCTGCGATTTTATCAAGAATATGAATCGTGTTAAGATCTTTGGGGCTCATCACATAGTTGTTATTCAATACCAGTTCTAAATTGTCTTCCGTATCCATAACCCGGTATTGGCGACGGCAGGGTTGTAGACATTGGCCGCGATTGGCCGATGCATTGTGCAAATAAAGTGACATGGCACAACGGCCGGAGACGGCAACGCACATGGCGCCGTGTGCAAAGAGCTCGATTTCCAGGAGACGTCCGGCAGGGCCGGTTAGTTGGCGTGTCTGAATTTCCCGCGTAATATGCGCGACCTGTGCCAGAGAGAGTTCGCGCGCCAGCACAATACGGTCCGCATACTGACTGAAGAAAAGGACGGATTCGAGATTGGAGACCGAGAGCTGGGTTGAGATATGCGCTTCGAGCCCCTGCTGATGGCAGTAGAGCAGGGCAGCCATGTCCGACACAATGACACCGTTGATCCCGGATTGTTTGGCGGTATCAATGATTTGGCGGGCTTGGTCCAGCTCGTGGTCATAGAGCACTGTATTGAGTGTGAGGTAGCTTTGGATTCCGGCCTTGCGGCATTGCCCGGCGACCCGGTTGATCTCGGAGAGAGAAAAGGTGACCGTGTTTTTTGCACGCATATTAAGAGCTTCGACGCCGAAGTAAACAGCATCGCATCCGCCTTGAATCGCGGCCTGTAATGATTCATCATTGCCGGCCGGGGCTAAAAGTTTGGGATGGGTATGCATAAGGCGTATCCTTGAAACTGCGATTAGTGGAAAAATGAGACTATATACTATTTATAAATAAAATGCAAATGAATGGTATACTGAGCCGTTTGGAAACAAGATGCCAAGGAGTGAGTATGTGTTTTGAAAAAATGGATGAATTACTAAAAAAATATCAGGCACTGTGTGATTATTGTGATCGCTTTTTTGAAAGTGTGGTCAAAGCGTACCCCAAAGAAATTCATTGTCAAAAGGGTTGTTCCGAGTGCTGTACGCTAAATTCGGTTGCACCGCTGGAAGCCTATGTAATTGGGAGGCAGCTTTCGGGTATTCCTCGAATTTCCAGTGTATGTCAGGGCCAATACTGTCGTTTTTTAATCGAAGATGCTTGTGCCGTTTATCCGGCCCGGCCGATTATTTGCCGTACCCATGGTATCCCGTTGGACTATCCGGATCGTGAGGGGGTGGATGTTTGTCCGTTGAATTTTCGGGATCGTGAATGGTTTACCATTAAGCCGGAATCAATTCTCAAGGCCGAGAGAATTACTGAAAATTTTATGCGATTGAATATGGCCTATTGCATGATTGCCGGACTTCCGCCTACCAATAAAGACAGGGTTGCAATCTGGGATATCGAACCGGCCCCAAGCGATTAGCTGCAGCGGGAGAAGCCGCAGGCACGACAGACCATACAGCCACCCTCGTGCTCGATCGCACCGCCGCATTCCGGACAAGCTCCGGTGAGACGGTCCAGCGCATCTAAACTTCCAGAGAGTTTGACCGTGCTCTCATCACCCTGCCGCCATTTAAGATAGCGTTCGATCGCCAGACCGATCGCATCGGGGCAGGAGAGGACCATGCCCCCTTCAGCCCATGCAGGATTCGGACAGCGAATACCGCGTAAATTTTTTATGATTGCTTCCGGATTGACATCCGCGCGCAATGCCATGGATACCAACCGTGAGATGGCTTCTGACTGAGAGGCTGCGCAGCCGCCTGATTTTCCCATCTGGGTAAAGATCTCGAATAGACCGGTTTCATCATTGTTTAATGTGATATAGAGATTGCCGCAACCGGTCCTCATTTTATACGTAGAACCCTGGATAACATCAGGTCGTTTACGCGGTTCAAGCTTATGAAGTTCTTCCGTATCTTGCTGGGAAGCGGAGCCACTCACAGATAAAACCTGGTTTTCACGGCTGCCATCGCGATAAATGGTGACACCCTTGCATCCGCTTTGAAATGCTTTGCGGAAAACTTCATCCACATCTTGGGTGTTGGCTTTTTTGGAAAAGTTGACGGTTTTGGAAACGGCATTGTCAGTATATTTTTGGAATGCCGCCTGCATACGCACATGCCAGAGCGGTGTAATATCATGGGCGGTTACAAAAATATTCTGGATATCGTCCGGAACCCCATTAATCCCATGAACAGTACCCTTGGCAGCGATTTCCTGCATTAACTCAGGAGAGTCAAATCCGTGAAAAACTGCGGTCTGTTTGAATACCGGGTTAACTTCAATGAGTTTATCATTGTCCATGACATTGCGTACAAACGAGACGGCGAACAACGGCTCAATACCTGAACTCACACCCGCAATAATACTGATCGTTCCGGTGGGCGCGATGGTGGTTGTGGTGGCATTGCGCAACGGCCGTTCGCCGTTTTTGGCATACAGACTCTCGCCAAAGGCAGGGAAGGGCCCACGTTTTTGCGCCAGTTCGCGCGACATTTGTTTGCTCTCGTCCTGAATGAATTTCATGATGTTTTCAGCAATTTGGAGCGCTCTTTCGGAATTGTAAGGAACGCCGAGCTTGAGCAGCATATCCGCGAAGCCCATAACCCCCAGCCCAATTTTCCGGTTGGTTTTAACCAGGTCATCAATCTTTTGCAGCGGAAAGGCAGAGACATCAATGACATTATCCAGGAAGTGAGCGGCTGAGCGAACGACGCGTTTTAATCTGGCATAATCAACAACCTTGAGACCATCGGTCTCTGTAATCATGATAGAAAGATTGATGGAACCGAGATTGCAGGCTTCGTATGGCAGCAAGGGCTGCTCACCACAAGGATTGGTGCTCTCGATATTACCCAGGTGCGGCGTTGGGTTGTCTGCATTGATATGATCGATAAAAACAATCCCCGGTTCGCCTGTTTGCCAGGCATTTTTTACGATTTGGTCAAAGACTTTTTTGGCATTGAGCCGGCCGGCTTTTTCCTGCGTCTTAGGATGAATGAGATCAAAGTCTTGATCTTTTTCCAATGCCTGCATAAAAGGATCTGTTAAGGCAACACTGATGTTAAAATTGGTCAGTTCCTGCGTGTCCTGCTTGCAGTGGATGAATTGAAGGATGTCGGGATGATCGACCCGTAGAATTGCCATGTTGGCGCCCCGTCGTGTCCCGCCTTGTTTGACAGCTTCGGTTGAAGCGTTGAAAACTTTCATAAAAGATACCGGGCCGCTGGCACAACCGTTAGTGGAGCGTACCCGTGAATTTTGTGGCCGGATGCGGGAGAAAGAGAAGCCTGTTCCGCCGCCGCTTTTGTGGATCAAGGCTGCGTTTTTAACGGTTTCGAAAATTGATTCCATACTGTCCTCAATCGGGAGGACAAAGCAGGCAGAGAGCTGCTGGAGATCACGGCCTGCATTCATGAGTGTGGGGGAATTGGGCAAAAATTCAAGATCAGTCATCAGGTTGAAAAATTTATCGGAAACAGCGGAAATATCTGCCTGGGGGTCGTAAATCCGATCGGGGGATGCAATGTTGTTTGCCACGCGTCGGAATAATTTATGGGGTGTTTCGGTGATTTTTCCTTTGTCATTCTTTGCAAGATAGCGGCGTTCAAGAACGCGGATGGAGTTGATGGGGAGTTTTAAATCAGTGGCAGATGATTGGGACATACGGTAGACCTCCGGTGTTTAATATGTTGGCCGCGAATTCCCCGGCTTTTAAGTCGGGAGTGAAGCGGGATAGTAATAATGACTTTTTACAGATCATATCCAAGTCCCCTGACCGGATAGATAATTGAAGGATGGGACTTCTGTTGGTTGCCCGCTCTTTTGCCCGGCGAATGTTGGGTGTCGGATCAGAGCGGGGAACTTGAATTAAGGTGCATATCATACGGCGGATTTGATATTTGTCAAGCAAACTTTTTAATAAAATACTATATCTACGCAATTCACAACATTCATACCACAACATATAGAGCAAATCAATATAACTCGGAACAATTATGATTAGAAAGTAAAACCCTTACATTTTCTATCGATTTTATACAGATGATTGCGTATGATAAAAAAAGGAAGCAATCCTGGAAAGGAGATTACCGCATTGGAATGGGTTGAATATGCAGGGAAAAAAATACTCAGTAACGATTTAACGCACTTGTCTGTTGAGGACTTTATTGATGCAATGAAACGATTTGAATCCATAATATTGGAACAGCAGGAGAAGTCTGTTCTGGTGTTGTCGGATATCCGGGGAGCAAAATTTGACCGCCGAAACGTGGCGGAACTGAAAAGAACTTCTTTGGCAACCACCCTTTTTATTGATAAATATGCTGTTGTCGGTGTTACCGGTGTTCAAAAAAATCTTTTTAAGGCAGTTCAGATGGTTACTAAACAAAAAGGTGGCAGCACGCTGGAGGCGTTTGGCACGATTGAGGATGCAAAAAAATGGTTGGTGCAATCGTGATAATTGTCATGGCTGCCGGAAAAATTAAACCGCGTGCTGCTTGTTTGGCGGTTTTTTTGCTTCTTCTGGCAGGATGCTCCAAAGTGCAGGAACAACAATTAAAACCATTGGAGGGAAGCATCCACGATCAAATCTATATTTCACCGCTCGGTTCTTTCTCTGTGGATTTGACAGATGATGTAGATGTGTCTTCTTTGCAGGATGCCATTTCAAAAGACGGTTCGGCGATCGTATGTGGATTTGCGGATAAAGCCGGCAATCATTACAGCATTATGGCAACCTTTATCAGGAAAAAACCGCAGGAGAATTTTATTGCATCTTTGGTCAAAAAAAATCTTGCTCAAGGGAAACAGGTGGTTGAAAGCCGGACATCTGACGGCCGTTCCAGCTATCAAGAAAGCTATTTAGGACAAAATCAGCAGGGGCGTTATGTTGCGAAACTGGAAATTGTTTTTTATAAGGAATTAATCCTGTTTGATATTATTTTGACAGGTAAAGATGAAAAGCAGGCGCAACCAGCCACGCAACACATTGATGTGGGATTGAATCAACTGTGGGAACGCACGATATTTCGTGGTCGTTTTCGTGAACTGCCCGGTTCGCCTGCCAGGCTGGATCCGCGTATACCCATTACCGTTTATGCCGCCAAAACAGCTGCAGAAAATCTGGGGTACACGGTGGAGCTTCAGCGCACCGGCAAGCAGATTGTCCGTGTTTACACCCAAGGCAAATACAGCCGGATCATTATTAGCTTGGGTGTGCAGCAGGTGGGAACCGATTTGGTTGT
The window above is part of the bacterium genome. Proteins encoded here:
- a CDS encoding DUF523 and DUF1722 domain-containing protein — protein: MVINVGISACLLGEKVRYDGGHKVDHYLKETWGQYVSWYPVCPEVECGLPVPREPMQLIRSPEGIRLKTRKSGRDHTKRMGKWMEEKLVKLEKEPLCGFVFKTKSPSSGMRGVRVVEGDKIYNNGIGIFAQAFMLLFPHLPIEDNARLQDPAVRENFMTRVFVYHRWLDYIVNDRSVKGLMAFHCRHRLLLMAHSPDLVPRLGRRMSALTGKNGEAGAHLSAGRNQLNQAVFMDYLGLLMQGLSMRTTIKKNTNVLYHILRCFEKKFSMDEKNAAVEVIENYYRGAISLVVPVTLLQHHLRRYPNNNLTGQHYLHPQPLELMLRNHV
- a CDS encoding bacteriohemerythrin, whose product is MHQLIKWQKSMSVHVSELDDQHKEMISIINNLYLVLKEDADARRIQDIVSQLQTYEKCHFEAEEALMVHCGYPGLEEHKAMHAVMQKKMAEFKTGLENGDVLPLVKLLPFLVEYLHDHIIKQDGKFAEFLRRHKSCAKQLPDKFPEKST
- a CDS encoding metallophosphoesterase, whose protein sequence is MKIAQLTDLHVSKYGIRMTQFRKIGRDRAARDKGWRTVWKSDGWRIDIRHAERRLRFYDALRLVDDDGYIHEIIKVKNGGTVDAVLKKLHHRRVIHSRTCHAYLAKHCPTDKTIEYLLKEDPNNENIQFCAVAKTLMKDKPDWIIITGDVTDDGVGYDLVQAGFQQYIKKKRLVCIPGNHDIYATSPVFKEKPLRRSVRQKRKDWEVFADSLGIPKQGGYVLDLGSEVVLACFDTCQPSHVPGSASGLLPLHQIHAVEMQLKERKNHTVRLACMHHPIINMQYHGLNFPLFQPGMRLRNAKRVYPLMAKMGFSLVMYGHQHAGYIFQPAEGPVFMSAPSSTYGCRSGASPFYWSVEVDRKGIHKMTQKRIGLLERMYK
- a CDS encoding DUF4105 domain-containing protein, with translation MHWLQQLKRWKNLVFALCFFIPVIIYSAIQPSNHRDWSEDQTILSQAVFEGDQVKISNIRNVTYQSVSDYAVSHYDKTVHLNNIESAWYVCEPFSSWRGLAHTFISFEFSGNDYIAISVEIRKEKGESFSPIKGMLKQFEIMYVVGDEKDLIKLRTQYRRDEVFLYPLTLEKKTLRQLFVLMLKKANALHEHPEFYHTFTNTCATTIVGHINEIIPGRIPFHFNILFPGYSDDLFYQLGLVDTQLPFSEYRDFHKINSRADAYADDPAFSIFIRKFNE
- a CDS encoding HDOD domain-containing protein, with protein sequence MQQKIDPTTMVSLPPLPVSVLHLTELISQGSYNIEEITQVIELDPVLTASVLRWANSSWSSAQIEINNIWDAVVRLGSENVLKLAVGHHMMANMRNRCGKSDLSEDRLWKHSVSTGFAVEAIRNVVRISIPHIAFTAAIMHDMGKVVISRQMGYQETNAAISGYMEKHQTDEQTAEKEVMGMDHVAMGSMIAEQWNIPGTIRQVIAEHHRPDDHPDRLVDVITLANYMSRQMGFSSYTCSGPEISMIRVLQRLEMEPSMLEKAYELTKAAYEKTADKWGCR
- a CDS encoding U32 family peptidase; the protein is MHTHPKLLAPAGNDESLQAAIQGGCDAVYFGVEALNMRAKNTVTFSLSEINRVAGQCRKAGIQSYLTLNTVLYDHELDQARQIIDTAKQSGINGVIVSDMAALLYCHQQGLEAHISTQLSVSNLESVLFFSQYADRIVLARELSLAQVAHITREIQTRQLTGPAGRLLEIELFAHGAMCVAVSGRCAMSLYLHNASANRGQCLQPCRRQYRVMDTEDNLELVLNNNYVMSPKDLNTIHILDKIAASGVSVLKIEGRTRSAEYVYWVTKAYRSALDALVAGTYSPALTQSLEQDLKKIYHRGYAEGFYLGMDSSQWSGKHGSHATHRKVYCGKVLNYYPKAFAAWVKIEACDLANGDEIIIIGPTTGVVTFKLEGMQKEDKPICRAKPGEDVTFKVPKRIRTNDRVHIFRAIPPTL
- a CDS encoding vitamin B12-dependent ribonucleotide reductase — translated: MSQSSATDLKLPINSIRVLERRYLAKNDKGKITETPHKLFRRVANNIASPDRIYDPQADISAVSDKFFNLMTDLEFLPNSPTLMNAGRDLQQLSACFVLPIEDSMESIFETVKNAALIHKSGGGTGFSFSRIRPQNSRVRSTNGCASGPVSFMKVFNASTEAVKQGGTRRGANMAILRVDHPDILQFIHCKQDTQELTNFNISVALTDPFMQALEKDQDFDLIHPKTQEKAGRLNAKKVFDQIVKNAWQTGEPGIVFIDHINADNPTPHLGNIESTNPCGEQPLLPYEACNLGSINLSIMITETDGLKVVDYARLKRVVRSAAHFLDNVIDVSAFPLQKIDDLVKTNRKIGLGVMGFADMLLKLGVPYNSERALQIAENIMKFIQDESKQMSRELAQKRGPFPAFGESLYAKNGERPLRNATTTTIAPTGTISIIAGVSSGIEPLFAVSFVRNVMDNDKLIEVNPVFKQTAVFHGFDSPELMQEIAAKGTVHGINGVPDDIQNIFVTAHDITPLWHVRMQAAFQKYTDNAVSKTVNFSKKANTQDVDEVFRKAFQSGCKGVTIYRDGSRENQVLSVSGSASQQDTEELHKLEPRKRPDVIQGSTYKMRTGCGNLYITLNNDETGLFEIFTQMGKSGGCAASQSEAISRLVSMALRADVNPEAIIKNLRGIRCPNPAWAEGGMVLSCPDAIGLAIERYLKWRQGDESTVKLSGSLDALDRLTGACPECGGAIEHEGGCMVCRACGFSRCS